A window of Thermoproteus sp. genomic DNA:
GCGCGGGCTAGAGCCTCTAGATCCGGCCGAGGCGCATAGCCATGCCGAGTACTTCCTCTGGGCGCTGAAGGGGTCCAGGCCCACTGAACGTGAGGCGAGAGCCATGGACGTAATGTTAGTGATATACGCCGAACACTCTATGAACAACAGCGCCTTTACTGCCGTCACTGTGGCCTCTACATTGGCCGACATGTACGCCGCAATAACCGCCGCAATTGCCAGTCTCAAAGGTCCCCTCCATGGAGGGGCCAATGTCGATGCGGCAAAGATGATAGAGGAGATAGGCGACGTGAAGAATGTGGAGGCTTGGGTAGATAAACAACTAGCAGCCGGCCGGAGGATACCGGGCTTCGGCCACAGGCTGTACAAAAGAGGGCCCGACCCCAGGCTGAGAGTGTTGAGGAGGTTAGCGCAGGACCTCGCCTCAGAGCGTGGGGACTTCAAGTGGGTAGAAATAGCGGAGAGGTTGGAGGACTACGTCGGGGCTAGGCTCTCTCAGAAGGGGATATTTCCCAATACGGATCTCTATGCCGCCGTTATTTTCAAATATTTGGGGCTCCCTGTGGACATAAACCTCCCTACCTTCGCCATCTCTAGGGTGGCGGGATGGGTGGCTCACGTTGTGGAGTACCGGCGTCAGAACAGACTCATAAGGCCCACTGAAAGATATGTGGGACCTGTAGGTCTGAGATATGTGCCGTTGGAAGAGCGACGGGGCTAGGAGGCCAGAGTGCGCCAAACGGAGTCTTTCCATAAGTCGTATAGGCCTTTGAGGTGGGCCAGTGGGGTGCTGGTGGTCATCCTGTAGGCGAACCATTTGAGGAACTTGTCCTTGTCGCCTAGCGCTGTCCATTCGTCCATTTCGATTTCGAACACGCCGGTCTCTATTTCTCGCGCCAGCGCCTTGGCTAGAATAGAGGCTTGCCATAGAGCGCCCCAGCCTATAGGCGGGAGGCCCAACTTGACCAGCGAAGAGTCGCCAATGAGGTAGACGCCCCTATATTGAGTCTCGAAGGTAGCCGGATCAACCTCAAGGCCAACCGCAAGAGGATGAGGACGCAAAACAGGCACAGAGATATGTAACTCGTCGCCTCTCCAATCGGGGGGTATTTCCAATATCGAGATTCCTAAGTGTTCGGCCCATACACGCCACGGGCCTAATAGCTCTCTGTAATCATTGCTTATATAGACCAAATGAACTGCACCTCCTTACCAGGAAACCTAGTCTTTATGGAGTAGGCGATTTCTTGAAATCCCATAACTGGTGTCAAGTCATTTACGACGAATCGTACGGCCTTGGCTTTACTTGCGGCCTCTAGGAGCGTCTTGGCGCCTCCGATAGTCCAATACTCGGCGTTGCCCAGCCTGGACCCGCCGGGCGCCAAGACTAGATAGTCCCCGCAGACAGAAGGCCCGTCGCTAGTCCTAACACATCTGTCGTCTATCGCCGACACGTTGGCCTTAATGAAACGTACGCGTTTAAGCCTAGAGAAAGGGAAGACGAGGTCTTCAAAGCCGAGAAGACCGGCTACTGCCATGGGGATCCCCACCGTGAATTCGTGAAAGTCCTTCTTGTCTATCACTACGATCTCGACATTGTCCGTAGCGGACTTGAGCCTATAGGCGAAATAAATCCCGGCCACGCCGCCTCCCACCACAACAACCCTAGGCGCGCCCACGGCGTCTGCGGAGCTGAAATATATATATTGCGTTGCGTTACGATAGATCTAGGCGCATTAAGCGCCTTAGATCTTCTATCTTCTTTCTATATATAGTCGTGCCGCCACATCTATAGATGAGTTCCTCGCCGCCAGCCTCGCCCAGAGGGACGCCGAGCCCCTCGCTCCCGGCCATAACCACACGGCCGTTGCTCTCGCTAAATAGGAGGTAGTCCATCCTTGTCACGCCACCAGGGGCCTTGCAGACATCTACGATGGCCCCCACGCCGCTGTTGACAGCCATCTTGGCCAGCGCCGTTGCAAGTCCTCCCACGCCTACGTCCGTGGCTCCCGTGACGTGTCCGACCAACTGCGGCATGATCTTCGCTATCTCTTTCTCCCTCATGTAGTCTATGGAGGGCGGCGTGCCTGCAATCAAGCCGAAGACCCTATGTAGGTACTCGCTACCGCCGATCTCCGCCTTTGTGGGCCCCCACAGGAATATCTTATCGCCGTCGCTCCACACGGCCCTCTTGGCTCGCGCCACGTCGTCAATACGGCCCAACACTACCACGGCGACTACCGGCCTTATGGACTCCCCATTGTACTCGTTGTAGAGACTCACCTTGCCGCCTACTACAGGCACGCCGAGCTCCCTCGCGGCCTCCGCCAAGCCCTCCACCGCCTCTCTGAACTGCCAATAGGCCTGCGCCCTCGCCGGGCTCCCCACGTTTATCGAGTCGACGGCGGCCAGCGGCATCGCTCCGACGGTCGCGACGTTCCTATAGGCCTTCACGAACGCGTTGGCGGCGCCGAGCCTAGGGCTCAAATACGTATATCTGGGGTTTGCATCGCCCTTGACCGCCAGCCCCAAATCCCCGAGCTCGTACAGTTTAATAACTGCGGCGTCTCCCTCGCCGGGCTTTACGGCGGTCCTAACGCCTACATCGAAGTCGAACCTCTGGTATATGGCCTCCTTCTTGGCTATATTAGGGGACGACAAGACGAGCTCTATCGCCTTTTCCAACGGAGGCTCAGGCAGCTCGGGCAGAGGGGACGGCTCATATGGCTCAACCGGCCAGTCGAGCTCGGGAGCCCTTGCGGCCAACTCCACGGGCACGTCGCCTACGGCCTCGCCGCGCCACTTCAAGACGACGCGCTTGCTATCTACAAAACGTCCGATTACAGAATAGGGCACATCGTATTTGTCCAACAGGTCCTCCAGACATTTAAGCTGGCTCTTCGACACGACGAAGACAAGCCTCTCCTGGGTCTCGCCCATGAGGACCTCGGCCGGCCCCATATCCTTATCGCTCATATGAATACGGTCTAAGTCGACCTCGACGCCGAGTCCGAACCACTCGGACAGCTCCGCCAAGGCCGTAGCCAGTCCGCCTCCGCCTAGGTCTTTTATGTACTTGACGCAAGTTCGCGCCTCCTGCACCACGTCTATTAGCCTCTTGCCCATAAGGGGATCGGCCACCTGCACGGCCCCCAAGTCCTCCTTGCCCGTCAGGACCTTGCTGGCAAACGCCGAGCCGCCGAGCCCGCTCCTATCGGCGCCGGAACCGGCCACCACTATGACATCGCCCGTCTCCACGCCTCCTCTCGGCACCTCATCGGCCTTCACCACGCCGATACATGTAGCCAGAACGATCGGCGTATAGGTAAACGCCTCGTCGAACCAAGTCTCGCCGCCTACTACGGGCACGCCGACCCTGTTGCCGTAGTCGGAAATACCTCTAACTACGTTCTGTGCTATCCATCTGGCGTGGGGGTGCTCTAGAGGGCCGAAGTGGAGGTTCACCAACAGAGCCACCGGCCTCGCGCCCACGGTCAAGATGTCGCGGATTATCCCCCCGACCCCCGTGGCGGCGCCGTTGTACGGATCCACTGCGCTGGGGTGGTTGTGGGACTCTATCTTAAACGTGACGTATATACCAGGAGCTATCTCCACCAGAGGGGCGTCGGTGCCAGGTCCTCTGACCACCCACGGGGCCTTAGAAGGCAGTCTCTTAAGCCACTTACGAGTGGACTTATAGCTACAATGTTCGGACCAATGTGATGTGAAGAGGGCCAGCTCCACAGGCGTGGGCTCCCTCCCGAGTCCCTCCTTAATCGACTTCAATTCGGCCTCTGTGAGGCTCATGGCTGGAGGGCATTCGCGCCTTATAAATTTTAACATGCCATTAAATATACACGAGGTGTGTTGGCCAATATGCCCGGTTAAGTTTAAATGAACGATTAAAAGAGGTCTCCTTCTTAATTTTAAGCAATAAGTTAAATAATCTGCGCGGCATCTTTGGGAGCAACAAATTTATTTTTACGTTGTTACTTAATCTAATGACGTTGAAGCTGGCCGTATTGGCCTCGTGGAGGGGCTCCAACTTCAAGGCTATAATGGACCACATAAGGTTGGGAGTGCTACAGGGCGTAGAGCCCGTGGCGCTTATATACAGCGACGAGAACGCGCCCGTCAGAGAGATAGCGGCTAGATATGGAGTCAACTCGTATTTCGTCAAACATAGGGGGGTCCCTCGGCGGAGGAGAGAGGAGGAGATGTTGGCCGTCCTTAAGGATAACGGCGTGGATCTAATCGCGCTGGCGGGGTACGACTACATCCTTAGCGGCGACTTCATAAAGGAGTTCAAATGGGTGCTCAACATCCACCCCTCCCTGTTGCCGTTTGCAGGCGGCAAGGGGATGTATGGCATGTGGGTACACATGGAGGTCTTTAAGGCTGGCGTGAAGGTCACAGGCCCTACGGTACACCTAGTGGACGAATCGGTGGATGGAGGTCCCATACTCGATCAGTGGCCTATATATATAGGCGACATATACGCCCTTCCGATACCCTATGAGGAGAAGCTGGAGGTGCTGGCCAATAGGGTATTGATTTTCGAGCACAGGCTCTATTCGCGCGTAATACAAGCGGTGGCCGATGGGCTCGTAGACCTCTTTGAAGAGACCGTAAAGGCTCTGAAGGTGTTAGAAGAGGGGGGCAGGCTGAAGACCGTAGAGGAGCCCGTGCAGGTCCGTCGCGCGGTGTTGAAGGCCGATAGGGGCTGGCTCGAGAGGTGGAACGAGAGGCAGAGGACCTATGTGGAGTTTCAACTTAAGGAGTGGGCCGGCAAGCCTCTAGATTTGATCTTGCCGCCATGGTTACGTGGATAAAAGGCGCTGAACTCCACAAGAAGGCGAAAGAGTGGGCGAAGGAGCACGTAAAGAGACTGGAGGAAATAGGCTTGACCCCAAAACTAGCCGTTCTGCTCCTCAACGACGACCCGGTGGAGCTGGAGACCCAGACCAAGTACGTGTCCCTGAAGGCTAGAGACGTCAAGGAGGTGGGCGGCGAGGTGGAGATATACGAGCTCTATCGCGTGCCCCCCGAGCGTAGAACCAAAGAGGCACTCCGCCTAATAGGGAGTCTTAACAGGAGGGACGACGTGACGGGCATATTGGTGCAAAAGCCGGTGCCCCCATTTATTGACGAGAAGACGCTCTTCGAAGCGCTCGCACCCGAGAAGGACGTAGACGGCCTCACGCCTGAGAGCAAAAAGAGGCTGGTGGCCGGCTTCGACCTAAACAACGACGTACTGCCCTGCACTCCAGCCGGCATATTGGAGCTCCTCCAACAGTACTCCATTGACGTCAGGGGGGCAGACGTCGTGGTGGTCGGCAAGGGCGAGCTCGTAGGGAAGCCACTCTCGGTCATGTTGATGCAACTAGACGCCACGGTGACCGTCTTGCATGCACTCTCTAAAGACAGGCTCTATTACGTAAGACATGCCGATGTGGTGATATCGGCAGTCGGGAGGCCGCCGGAGCTGTACAGAGACAACCCCTGGCGGCTCACCGGCGATATGATAAAAGAAGGCGCCGTAGTCGTCGGCGTAGGCGGCAAGGTAGACCCCTCAACGGGCAGATGGTATTTCGACGTGGACGAAAAGTCGGTAGCCGAAAAGGCGTCGTACCTCACGCCGAATATAGGCGGGGTGGGCCTCGCCACGCGTGCACGCCTCCTAAAGAACTTGATCAGGACCACCTACCAAGTGGCGAGGATCGCGGCGTCCCATAGAGTCTTGCAACCATGAGGTATAAAGACGCCGGCGTGGACATAGAGAGACAGAGGGCAGTCCACGAGGCGGCTCGGAGGGCACTCAGCGGGCTTGAAGGCGGCTATGTGAGGTACCTGCAGCTTGACGGAGGAGACTACGCGCTTCACGTAGATGGAGTGGGCACGAAGGCCCTTTGGCTCCTACAGGCTGGCCGGCTCGAGACGGCCGGCTGGGACTGCCTCTACGTCAACATCAACGACGTTGTGTGTGACGGCTTCAAGCCCGTAGCCGTGGTGGACTATATAGCCGTCTCCCCAGGGCTCGAGGAGAGGGCCGAAGAGGTAATTAGAGGCCTGGCCGAGGCCTCCCGCAGGGCGGGCGTCGTGGTTCTAGGTGGAGAGACGGCCATAATGCCCGACGTGGTGAACGGGATAGATGTAGTCTGCACCGTGCTGGCCAGAAGGGAGGCACGCCCCAATGCTGTGAGGCCGGGCGACTATATCGTTGGCTTAGAGTCCACGGGGCCGCACGCCAATGGGTATAGCCTACTCCGCAAGCTCTTCAAGCTGGATGAACATATATGCGGCTCGACGGCCTCGGAGGTCCTATTGGCGCCCGTAGCGGACTACTCGCCAGTCGTGGAGCTGATGAAAGAGGGCCTAGTCAAAGCCGCTGCGCATATAACCGGTGGCTCTTTCTCCAAATTGAGGCGGGCGTTAGGCGGGCTCGGAGCCGAGATAGAGCTAGGCGAAATCCCCTGCTGGGCCGCTGAGGTCATCAGGAGGGGGGTCCCGAGGGACGAGGCCTATAGGGTCTTCAACATGGGGGTCGGCATGGCCCTAATAACTGAAAGCCCTGACGAACTGATAAGGTCCGCTGAGAGCTACGGGCTGGCCGCACGGATCGTCGGGCGGGTGAAGCCAGAAGGTCCTCTGATAGTCGACGGCATGCAAGTAGCCTAGGCCTTAAGCCAAACCTTTAGGCTCAGCCACAACTTAGCCCCGCCGGTCCCTCCTCTAGACACGTGGGGGTCTGTCGCGCGCTCGGGGTGGGGCATCAGCCCCACCACGTTGCCTTCAGCCACTCCGGCCACGTCGTCGAAAGAGCCATTGGGGTTCTCTATGTACTTCACCACAGCCCTATAGGGCCCCGCGGGTATGTAGCGGCCTTCTGCATGCGCCACGGGCATGTATACGACTTCGCCTCGCTGGTACAAAAGAGTGAAGGGGGTCTCGTTGTCTACTATCTTGACGGGGATCCACTTGCTGATAAAACCAGGCGGGTCGTTCGGCGCAAGGGCGCCCGGCAGAAGGCCCGCCTCGACTAGAATCTGAAAGCCGTTGCAGATCCCCAGAACGGGAACGCCCCTGGCGGCGTCCTCCCTCAATTGTTCTGCGGCCTTCGAGGCAGCAGCTATGGCGCCAGCTCTAAGCCTATCGCCGTAGCTGAAGCCCCCCGCGACCACTACCGCGTCGTAGAGCCCGGCTCTATAGTCTTTATGCCAAACTATCTCCCCCCTAAGTCCCACCACCTCCAGAGCCCTCAACACGTCAAGATCGCCATTGGTGCCGGGAAATTTAAGCACGCCTATCTTCATGCCTCCACAACCCTGACGACTTCGATTATGTGGACGTTGGGATTGCCTAGCCGCGCCTCTCTGGCTATTTTGAGGGCCTCCTCGGCGGCGGCTTGTGGAGTGGGCGCGTCGATTAGGAGCATGAGGCATTTCCCCGCCCTTACGTCCACCTTAAAGCCGAACCTCTGGAGGAGCTCTTTGGATATGGTCTCGCCTTCGGGCTCGCGTATAGAGGGCTTATACGTCACGTTTAGGTACACCGCGTACATGACGACATGAAATAGTTTATTTAAAAAAGTAATCCTAGATGCGCGAAAGGGTTTGGGAAAATTTTTAAGCATAAAATTAAATTAGGCCGCCCTATTAAGCGCAACGGCTCCCTTCGGCGCCTCCGACGGGACCCCTAGGCGGGCCCTCGGCCTCAAGACCAGCTTCGCGAAGTCTCCGCCGTAGATAAGCTTGAGGGCTACCTTGGCCGCAGATATGACCTCGCCGACGTCGCGCCCCACAATGTTAACATGGCCCATCTTGCGCCTAGGCCTGGCCTCCCTCTTGCCGTACCAATAGACCTTGCCCAGAGCCTCAAGCTTCCTTATCGGGAGCTCCTCGTAGTGTCTGCCCAATATGTTGACCATGGCGGTGGGCCTATAGGCCGCCAGGCGTTTTAGCGGGAGGCCCAAGACGGCCCTCACGTGGTTCTCGAACTGGCTCGCGTCGGTCTCCAACGACCAGTGGCCAGTGTTGTGGACTCTAGGCGCTATCTCGTTAGCCAACACGCGCCCGTCTCTCGCCTCGAAGAACTCCACGGCGAGGACCCCCACGTAGTTCCACCTCTCCAATATCTTGTAGACGTAGCCGTAGGCCTCCTCAGGCGCGTCGGCCGGCGCGTAGTTCCACACCAATATGCCGTCTACGTAGTAGTTCTGCGCCGGCGGGTAGAACACCACGTCGCCATCCTCCCCCCTAGCCGCTATTATGGAGAACTCCCTCTTTATCTCTACGTACTCCTCGACCAACAGCTCGCCCTCAAGGCTCGCTATGGAGCCGGCCTCCCAGGGGTACGCGTACTGTCCCTTCCCGTCGTAGCCGCCAGTCGGCACCTTCACCATCGCCCTCCCCATGGACTCCGCTAGCCTCAACGCCTCGAGTCCTCCTCTGGCCGTCCGCCAGGGTATTGTGGGGACGCCCAAAGACTCGAAGAAACGCCTCTCCTCAATGCGGCTCTTCTTGACCTTCAGGTACTCCAACGCAGGTCTCAACTTGCCGAGCCTCTCCGCATATTCTGCGACCTTTAAGTCCACATTTTCGAACTCGTAGGTAACGAAGTCGCTCCTCTCCACATCGGCGAACGGATCTACGCTCCTCTCTGCGCACTTGAAGGCAGGCGCCACATCGTCGCGGTCATACACGGCGATGCGGATCGGAAGCCTCTGCGCCTCCCAACACATCATCAACGCCAGCTGGCCTCCCCCGAGGACCATCAAGCGCATAGCCAGCTCCCCTGTTCCATTTTTAAATTTTTACTTCAAGATATTCCGAGAGGTCATATGGGAGACCCCGAATAAGTTTAAGTGAATATGTAAAATATAGAACGCCGGCCGTCAAGACAGGAGCGTCTTGGTGAGCTCCAAGAGCCTCTCGTACCTCTTCAAGAGGCCGGCCACATCTCCAGTCTTCCTGTAATATTCCTTATCGAGATGTTCGCCGTCGCATAGAAGTCTGAACGTATCGCCGGAAATCTCGTCGACTAGAATTAAGCCGTCCCTCCTGCCGAACTCGAACTTGACGTCCACAAAGTCGCAATTAGCCCTCCCGTAGAGGTCCCTAAGGGCGCTGGCGGCCGCCAGAGCCAGCCTCTTCGTGGTCTCCACCTCCTGTGGCTCCGCGAGGCCCGCCTCGATTATATCCTCCTCAAGCACAAGGGGGTCATGTAGCTTATCGTCTTTGAGGTGGAACTCCACAAGGGGCCTCTTAAACTCGGCCAGAGGCCTTACGGCCGGCATCCTCTTCAAATAGCTACCATATGCCTTAAACCTCACTATGACTTCGACCGGTATTACTGATGCCTTTTTGACCACTAACGACGTGGGGCCCGCGGCCTCTATAAAGTGGTGGGGTATCCCTCGAGAGCTTAAGTATGAGAACAAAAGAGCCGACAGCTGGGCCGCCAGCGCGCCTTTGCCGGGCGCCTTATCCCTCTTGGCCCCGTCTCCGGCCGTCACTTCGTCTTTGAACTCCATGAGGTACCTATCGCCGAGGTCGTACATCCTTTTGGCCTTGCCTTCGTAGACCAGCTTCATTATTAACCGAATGCTTAATATTTTTAAATGTTTTTCCTCGGCTTCTCCCCGATGCCTTTAAGGAAAATGCTTAAATAGAGAAGTTGCCTGCGGCCCATGAGGAGTGTCCTCGTTGTTGGCGACGGCGCGAGGGAACATGCCATAGCTTGGGCCCTAGAGAGGTCGGGGGCGAGGGTCCACGCGGCGGTGGGCCATATGAACCCCGGCATAGCCGCAATAGCCAAAAGGACGGGGGGCTCGGCTAGATTGGCCAGGACCACAAGCCCTAGAGATGTAGTCAAAATCGCCGAAGAGCTCTCGCCGGATTTGGTCGTCATAGGCCCCGAGGAGCCTCTCTTCGCCGGCGTGGCCGACGCCTTGAGGGAGAGGGGCTTTTTGACCTTCGGCGCGTCCGCTAGAGCCGCCATAGTGGAGATGCGCAAGGACGTGGCTAGGGCGCTTCAGTGGAAGTACGGCATACCTGGGCGGTTGATATACGGCGTGTTTAAAAATGTGGAAGAAGCCTACTCCTTCGCGAAGAGCTTGGGCTCGGCCGCCATAAAGCCCATAAGACAGGCCGGCGGGAAGGGCGTGCGGGTGGTCTACGGCGACGCGAAATACCTAGATGGGGCCTTCGACGCGATTATACTCAAAGGCGCCGAGGAGGCCAAAGAACAACTTGAGGCCTACGGCGACGTGGAGGCCTCGGTCTTGGTGGAAGAGGGGGTCTGGGGCGTCGAATACACAGTGCAGACCATCACCGACGGGGATGCCGTCTTCCCATTCCCGCCGGTGCAGGACAACCCCCACGCCTACGAGCTCGGCCTGGGCCCCGAATGCGGCGGCATGGGCACTATCTCCCCCCTGCCGTTTTTGGAGCGGGAGGAGGTGGAGGAGGCCGTCGGGGCCGTAAAGGCGACTATTGACGCCATAGCTAAGGAGTTCGGGGTGAGGTATGTGGGCGCTCTCAGCGGCCAGATGATGCTCACGGCCAGAGGGCCTGTGGTGATCGAATACTACGCGAGGCTGGGGGACCCAGAGGCCCTCAACGCCCTCTACCTCTACGACGGCGACGCCTACGAGCTCTTCGAGCTAGCCGCCAGAGGCAAGCTCCACAAGGCTGAACGGAAGTTCAAACAGGAATACACAGTGGTCAAGGCCGTGGCGCCTATGGGCTATCCGTTACGGCGCGATATAGCCAAAGGGAGGCGTTTCGACGTAAACTGGGGCCTCATTGAGCGCGAGGGCTGTCTGGTCTTTTTCGGGTCCGCGGAGGAGTCGCCGGAGGGCGGGTATACGACTTTAGGCTCTAGAGCCGTCGAGGTCTTGGCGGCCGGCCGGACACCCGAGGAGGCGTACGTGAAGGCCGAGCGGTGCGCCTCTGCGATAAGGGGCGACGGGCTGTTCTATAGATCCGACATAGGGTCCCCCGAGTATTTGCTGGCCATGAGGAGGAAGGCAGAAACCGCGAGGGCTGTCTATAAGTGGAGGAGGGCTAGGGGGCTCGACAGGTTTAGAGTGGTGTGGGAGCCCGGCAGAGGCGTGGAGCGGTACTGATATGTCGGCCGGGCTCTTCGCTATATATCATTTCGGCGGCGAGGCCAACCTCTATCCCTTAGCCTACTACGGCCTCAAGGCCATGGCCAATAGGGGGGATAGAGCAGTCGCGTATATATTAAGCGAGGCCGGCCTCCGGAAATTAGAGGTAGATCTGGATAAGGAGCCGGAGACCGCGACTGCGCCAGGCCGCGCGGCGGTTGGTTGTGTCTCCACAGAGGAGTGTTGTTGGGAGCACGGCGGCTCTGTGGTATGTAGCTTCGGCCCCGAGCGGCCGCATTTAGGCGAAAAGCCCAGGCGCACCGCCTATGTGGGCATCTCGGCGGAGGGACGCCTCTACGCCTATAGGCCTCCGGAGCTTTGGCATTTGGCGGTAGGCGCACACGGCTTCGACTTCGCGCTCGTGGCGACAGAGACTGCCGCCATAGAGGTCCTGGGCGGCGAGGCCAGGAGGAGCTTGAGGGGAGGGGAACTCCTCGTGGTGGATAGATATGGGGTGGGCTCCTCGGGCGGAGCCGAGCCGGAGGCCCTATGCGCCTTAGACCTCATATACGCCGCGCGGCTGGACAGTAAAGTGGATGGAGTCGAGGTGGCCCAAGTGAGGTCTGCATTGGCCAAAAGACTTGCGGCTAGAGTCAAAGCCGACGTTGATGTGGTTGTCGGTGTCCCGGAGACCGGCGTCTACTACGCCTCCTGGCTGGCCAGAGAGCTGGGCAGGTGGTGCCATCCTGCCTTCGTGGCCACTGCGAGGGGCAGGAGCGCCCTGTTGGACGAAATCAAGGAGAGAATAGCCACAGTCCAGCTAAAGGCCAACGTGGTGGAGTCGGCCGTAAGGGGCCAGAGGGTCCTTCTGGTGGACGACTCGCTTATAAGCGGCCTCACCGTGAGGCAGATCTCGCAACTCCTGAGGGGCAAGGCGGGCGCGAAGGAGGTACATGTAGCCGTCGCCTCGCCGCCCTTGAGGCGCCGTTGTCCCTACGGCGTCAAGATGCCCGACGAGAGCCACATGGTCTTTAACCATCTGAGCCGCGAGGAGGTCGAAGCGGCCCTTGAGGTGGATAGCCTAGTGAGCCTAGACCTAGAAGACCTCAAGGCAGCGGTGGGGAGGCCCCTATGCGTCTTCTGCCTCGCGGGCCGCGCCTAGGCTCTGCTTAGCTCCCTCTCGGCCCACTCCACATCTATCTTCATGGGATAGACGCCCGTGAAGCAGCCGTAACAGACGTTAGGTCCCAGCGCGGATGAGAACAGATCGAAGTCGAGATAGCGCAAGCTGTCGGCGCCGAGCGCCGCGGCTATCTCCTCGACGTTTTTATTCGCCGCAATTAGCTCTTTTCTGTTCTGGAAGTCCATCCCGAAGAAACAGGGCCACCTGACGGGCGGCGACGCTATACGTACGTGCACCTCCCTCGCGCCTGCCCTCTTGAGCTCTAGCACTATAGAGCGTAGATTTGTGCCCCTTATGATAGAGTCGTCCACTAGCGCCACCCTCCTGCCCTCGACGAGATCCCGCACAACCCTAAAGGCCTCGTCGGCGGTCCTAAGGCCAGGCGGCTTTATGAAAATCCTGCCGGCATATCTGTTCTTAACCACGGCGTCCACCAACGGCTTGCCTAGCGCCT
This region includes:
- a CDS encoding 5-(carboxyamino)imidazole ribonucleotide synthase, yielding MRLMVLGGGQLALMMCWEAQRLPIRIAVYDRDDVAPAFKCAERSVDPFADVERSDFVTYEFENVDLKVAEYAERLGKLRPALEYLKVKKSRIEERRFFESLGVPTIPWRTARGGLEALRLAESMGRAMVKVPTGGYDGKGQYAYPWEAGSIASLEGELLVEEYVEIKREFSIIAARGEDGDVVFYPPAQNYYVDGILVWNYAPADAPEEAYGYVYKILERWNYVGVLAVEFFEARDGRVLANEIAPRVHNTGHWSLETDASQFENHVRAVLGLPLKRLAAYRPTAMVNILGRHYEELPIRKLEALGKVYWYGKREARPRRKMGHVNIVGRDVGEVISAAKVALKLIYGGDFAKLVLRPRARLGVPSEAPKGAVALNRAA
- a CDS encoding phosphoribosylaminoimidazolesuccinocarboxamide synthase; this encodes MKLVYEGKAKRMYDLGDRYLMEFKDEVTAGDGAKRDKAPGKGALAAQLSALLFSYLSSRGIPHHFIEAAGPTSLVVKKASVIPVEVIVRFKAYGSYLKRMPAVRPLAEFKRPLVEFHLKDDKLHDPLVLEEDIIEAGLAEPQEVETTKRLALAAASALRDLYGRANCDFVDVKFEFGRRDGLILVDEISGDTFRLLCDGEHLDKEYYRKTGDVAGLLKRYERLLELTKTLLS
- the purD gene encoding phosphoribosylamine--glycine ligase → MRSVLVVGDGAREHAIAWALERSGARVHAAVGHMNPGIAAIAKRTGGSARLARTTSPRDVVKIAEELSPDLVVIGPEEPLFAGVADALRERGFLTFGASARAAIVEMRKDVARALQWKYGIPGRLIYGVFKNVEEAYSFAKSLGSAAIKPIRQAGGKGVRVVYGDAKYLDGAFDAIILKGAEEAKEQLEAYGDVEASVLVEEGVWGVEYTVQTITDGDAVFPFPPVQDNPHAYELGLGPECGGMGTISPLPFLEREEVEEAVGAVKATIDAIAKEFGVRYVGALSGQMMLTARGPVVIEYYARLGDPEALNALYLYDGDAYELFELAARGKLHKAERKFKQEYTVVKAVAPMGYPLRRDIAKGRRFDVNWGLIEREGCLVFFGSAEESPEGGYTTLGSRAVEVLAAGRTPEEAYVKAERCASAIRGDGLFYRSDIGSPEYLLAMRRKAETARAVYKWRRARGLDRFRVVWEPGRGVERY
- a CDS encoding phosphoribosyltransferase family protein gives rise to the protein MSAGLFAIYHFGGEANLYPLAYYGLKAMANRGDRAVAYILSEAGLRKLEVDLDKEPETATAPGRAAVGCVSTEECCWEHGGSVVCSFGPERPHLGEKPRRTAYVGISAEGRLYAYRPPELWHLAVGAHGFDFALVATETAAIEVLGGEARRSLRGGELLVVDRYGVGSSGGAEPEALCALDLIYAARLDSKVDGVEVAQVRSALAKRLAARVKADVDVVVGVPETGVYYASWLARELGRWCHPAFVATARGRSALLDEIKERIATVQLKANVVESAVRGQRVLLVDDSLISGLTVRQISQLLRGKAGAKEVHVAVASPPLRRRCPYGVKMPDESHMVFNHLSREEVEAALEVDSLVSLDLEDLKAAVGRPLCVFCLAGRA